A genomic window from Plasmodium malariae genome assembly, chromosome: 10 includes:
- the PmUG01_10017300 gene encoding ubiquitin carboxyl-terminal hydrolase 14, putative, giving the protein MTIINVTVKWKSNIYNNLELNVAEPVILFKQQLCKLTNVPPEKQKLMYKGLIKDDADLSKLNIKNNDKIMLVGSAESLVEKPHNVVFIEDLSKEDKEKLHEKENIIFEDQGIVNLGNTCYFNAVLQFLTSFDDLGEFLKNFKRKEKFLLKTPKDMLFDCYIHFSQTFGKSSEPYVPLELLKSFREVFPKFKSVNLRTKQYAQQDAEECMNAILNSLNEESECKIIDELFSFKIVSKIKLIENDATENDGSSTISGIEKESAAKTMPTSENVTEQNSNTVLQEEYETTEEFHNKLICYMGTHATPVNHMHEGIHLSLNEKIRKNKAADSKEDALYEKKSEINSLPPYLIVHFLRFESKRIVESNNGVSVVTAKICRKVSFPETFDIYDFCSENIKSQLKIARNIIMKRREPKGGDISPPLDMVNLSQDRDKSDTAKNEEVKNEEVKNEQTSNKKDNDQKCDKKEGMNIPTGEYELISVITHKGRNEESGHYIAWKKMRKCIIQDCRTDDMDQINKKNTSSNDAVWYKMDDDKVSTCKFVSNDLCGGCSDFNIAILLLYKRKTLSCTQEEIDKYDM; this is encoded by the exons atgacAATTATCAATGTAACAGTAAAATGGAAGAGCaacatttataataatctAGAGCTCAATGTAGCTGAACCAGTCATATTATTTAAGCAGCAGTTGTG CAAACTAACGAATGTACCTccagaaaaacaaaaactcATGTATAAGGGACTAATAAAGGATGATGCAGACTTGTCTAagttaaacataaaaaataacgaCAAAATTATGCTAGTCGGTTCAGCAGAAAGTTTAGTAGAAAAACCTCATAATGTAGTGTTTATTGAAGATTTATCAAAAGAagataaggaaaaattacatgaaaaagaaaatataatttttgaagaTCAAGGTATAGTAAACTTAGGAAATACTTGTTATTTTAATGCCGTATTACAGTTCTTAACATCTTTTGATGATTTAGGAGAATTTCTTAAAAactttaaaagaaaagaaaaatttttattaaaaacacCGAAAGATATGTTATTTGAttgttatattcatttttctcaAACCTTTGGAAAATCATCAGAACCATATGTACCACTTGAATTGTTAAAATCATTTAGGGAAGTTTTTCCAAAATTTAAAAGCGTAAATTTAAGGACAAAACAATATGCTCAACAGGATGCTGAGGAATGTATGAATGCAATTCTTAATTCTCTAAATGAAGAAAGcgaatgtaaaataattgatGAATTGTTCTCCTTCAAAATTgttagtaaaattaaattaatagaaaatgATGCCACTGAAAATGATGGTTCAAGTACGATTAGCGGTATTGAGAAGGAGAGTGCTGCAAAAACAATGCCAACTAGCGAAAATGTAACAGAACAAAACTCAAATACAGTCTTACAGGAAGAGTATGAAACAACCGAAGAGTTTcacaataaattaatatgttaCATGGGAACTCATGCTACCCCGGTAAATCATATGCATGAAGGAATACACTTATccttaaatgaaaaaattcgaaaaaataaagcagcAGATAGTAAAGAAGACGCattatatgaaaagaaaTCAGAAATTAATTCCTTACCACCTTATCTTATTGTCCATTTTTTACGATTTGAATCAAAACGAATAGTAGAGTCAAATAATGGTGTTTCTGTAGTTACTGCCAAAATATGTAGAAAAGTAAGCTTTCCAGAAActtttgatatatatgatttctgttcagaaaatataaaaagtcaGTTGAAGATTGCTAggaatataattatgaaaaggaGGGAACCCAAAGGGGGCGATATTTCACCTCCCCTTGATATGGTTAACTTATCACAGGATAGGGACAAAAGTGATACGGCGAAAAATGAGGAGGTGAAAAATGAGGAGGTGAAAAATGAGCAGACAAGTAACAAAAAGGACAATGACCAAAAATGTGATAAAAAAGAGGGTATGAATATCCCTACGGGGGAATACGAATTAATTTCCGTCATTACACACAAGGGAAGAAATGAAGAGAGCGGTCATTACATTGCTtggaaaaaaatgagaaaatgtATAATCCAAGATTGCAGAACGGATGATATGgatcaaataaataaaaaaaatacatccTCCAACGATGCAGTATGGTATAAAATGGATGATGATAAAGTAAGTACATGTAAATTCGTTTCCAATGATTTATGTGGTGGATGCAGTGATTTTAATATAGccattttgttattatataaaaggaaaacCTTATCCTGCACACAGGaagaaatagataaatatgaTATGTGA
- the PmUG01_10017400 gene encoding ubiquitin-conjugating enzyme E2 N, putative: MSIPRRITKETQNLANEPPPGIVAVPVPENYRHFDILINGPEGTPYEGGTYKLELFLPEQYPMEPPKVRFLTKIYHPNIDKLGRICLDILKDKWSPALQIRTVLLSIQALLSSPEPDDPLDSKVAEHFKQDKNDAENVAREWNRIYANNTAL, encoded by the exons atgtcaATACCAAGAAGAATAACTAAAGAAACGCAGAACTTGGCGAACGAACCGc CTCCAGGTATTGTTGCAGTTCCTGTACCGGAAAACTACAGACACTTTgacattttaataaatggaCCCGAAGGGACCCCATATGAAG GTGGGACATACAAGTTAGAACTTTTTTTGCCTGAGCAATATCCAATGGAACCACCAAAAGTTCGCTtcttaacaaaaatataccaTCCGAATATt gacAAATTAGGTCGTATATGCCTGGacattttaaaagataagTGGAGTCCAGCACTGCAAATTCGAACAGTGCTTTTGAGTATTCAAGCTTTGTTATCATCGCCCGAACCTGACGATCCATTAGATTCAAAAGTCGCTGAACATTTTAAGCAGGATAAGAATGACGCAGAAAATGTAGCAAGGGAATGGAACAGAATATATGCGAATAATACTGCTCtatga
- the MCM3 gene encoding DNA replication licensing factor MCM3, putative, which translates to MSSPLGRSVYKTMNSDMNYTLMDSSLNHSSILEGSMRIEKDSRDKRVQKMNENIISEYESGRQSVVFTQQKYKQLLEGFLLFIQTNKYISQKITELRGEATDEYNRMQNKNIPNIIIHQRLICNINNFQTGNEQFELLAKCLIKEPYLALPAYQAAIKELWKSQDIKIEIDAPKIGICGWLGRHHVTPRGLQSSMINKLVAVEGVVNKCSTVQPKLVQSVYIGEAVHDINADIKNDEKTVHLRPHYDITDFDKTAKDSGRPPVTDPEGKIIHRHEIGLCKYKNHQKFIIQETPEDAPTGQMPRWVEVIVEDDLCDIVKCGDRVRVWGVYRASCGQANSSNSGLGRSFLIANNVLVKNKETYDSNLSISEADKKNFHAFAKKDNTIDVLGYSFAPSICGQDIVKKGIVLMLAGGTERALPSHHIRGDIHIMLVGDPSCGKSQLLRYVMSIMPGTVSATGRGSSGVGLTAAIVTDQDTGERVVEGGAMVMGDRRVVCIDEFDKMQPTDRVAIHEVMEQQTVTVAKAGIHTTLNARCTVLAAANPLYGCWNDTLDMGQQLQFEPSLLSRFDLIFLVRDSATEKDDERIAESVLRNVTEKAKPIINESRNNQKNFVIQADSYDINPKAQHISVFNEREVNKNNDNDQDNEEFETPIFANRDEMIYYDKEGVEHEILTVPFFKKYLHYVKNIFYHEKQRTDGWKPYPEVSDEACEVIVELYADLREKAAKYSHNKIIQGVTPRTLEAIIRIASAHAKLKLNRYVTSVDVNYAKKLLMYTLFGEDITDDNEEEEEEEEEEEEEVEEEEEEEEEDEDEEDEDEEDEDEKISKLFKTNKKNKQKRAYRKRASQKNDVTSKKKRRKGQTSKNDAEGYMIDDAEQRGGTPKSTPLDVKEIERLIVENVTLNDPGDGLRDEELLDLIILGNKDKIPQLAKLDISQLRKIINSLNEMDGAPIYYVKKDKIVYKC; encoded by the exons ATGAGCTCCCCCCTGGGGAGATCTGTATACAAGACAATGAATTCCGATATGAATTACACGTTGATGGATTCATCATTGAATCACTCATCTATTTTAGAAGGATCGATGAGAATTGAAAAAGACAGCAGAGATAAGAGAGTGCAAAAAATGAATGAGAATATTATAAGTGAATACGAATCAGGAAGACAAAGTGTCGTTTTCACTcagcaaaaatataaacaattattAGAAGGgttcttattatttatacaaacaaataaatatataagtcaAAAAATTACTGAGTTAAGAGGAGAAGCTACTGATGAGTATAATAgaatgcaaaataaaaatattcccaatataataatacatcaaagacttatttgtaatattaataattttcaaacAGGAAATGAACAATTCGAATTGTTAGCGAAATGCTTAATAAAAGAACCATATTTAGCTTTACCAGCTTATCAAGCTGctataaaagaattatggAAATCTCAAGATATCAAAATAGAAATAGATGCTCCAAAAATTGGAATATGTGGATGGTTAGGTAGACATCATGTAACACCTAGAGGATTACAAAGTTCaatgataaataaattagtaGCAGTGGAAGGAGTTGTAAATAAATGCTCAACTGTTCAACCAAAATTAGTTCAATCAGTATATATAGGAGAAGCTGTTCATGATATAAATGcagatattaaaaatgatgaaaaaactGTTCATTTAAGACCACATTATGATATTACAGATTTTGATAAAACAGCTAAGGATTCTGGTAGACCTCCTGTTACGGACCCAGAAGGGAAAATCATACATAGACATGAAATAggtttatgtaaatataaaaatcatCAAAAGTTTATTATACAAGAAACACCAGAAGATGCTCCAACAGGTCAAATGCCAAGATGGGTTGAAGTAATAGTAGAAGATGATTTATGTGATATTGTCAAATGTGGAGATAGGGTTAGGGTTTGGGGTGTATATAGAGCTAGTTGCGGTCAAGCTAATAGTTCTAATAGTGGTTTAGGTAGATCTTTTTTAATTGCAAATAATgtattagtaaaaaataaagaaacatATGATTCTAATTTATCGATATCAGAAGCagataagaaaaattttcatgCATTTGCTAAAAAGGATAATACTATAGATGTGTTAGGTTATTCGTTTGCTCCATCTATATGTGGTCAagatatagtaaaaaaaggaattgtATTAATGTTAGCTGGTGGAACTGAACGTGCATTACCTTCTCATCATATTAGAGgagatatacatattatgttAGTAGGTGATCCTAGTTGCGGTAAGTCTCAACTCTTACGTTATGTTATGAGTATAATGCCTGGTACTGTATCAGCAACAGGAAGAGGATCTTCAGGTGTTGGTTTAACTGCTGCTATAGTAACAGATCAAGATACAGGTGAACGAGTAGTAGAAGGAGGAGCTATGGTTATGGGTGATAGAAGAGTTGTATGTATTGATGAATTTGATAAGATGCAACCAACAGATCGAGTAGCCATACATGAAGTTATGGAACAACAAACTGTTACTGTAGCTAAAGCAGGTATTCATACTACCTTAAATGCAAGATGTACAGTACTTGCTGCTGCTAATCCGTTATATGGATGTTGGAATGATACACTTGATATGGGCCAACAATTGCAATTCGAACCTTCACTTCTATCCCGTTttgatttaatatttctagTAAGAGATAGTGCAACTGAAAAAGATGATGAACGAATTGCTGAATCGGTACTACGAAATGTTACAGAAAAAGCAAAACCTATAATTAACGAGAGTAGGAATaaccaaaaaaattttgtaattcaAGCAGATAGTTATGATATTAATCCCAAGGCACAGCATATTAGTGTTTTTAATGAAAGAGaagtaaacaaaaataatgataacgaTCAAGATAATGAAGAATTTGAAACACCCATTTTTGCTAATAGAGATGAAATGATTTATTATGATAAAGAAGGAGTGGAACATGAAATTTTAACTGtaccattttttaaaaaatatttacattatgtTAAAAACATCTTCTATCATGAAAAACAAAGAACAGATGGATGGAAACCATACCCAGAAGTAAGTGATGAAGCATGCGAAGTCATTGTCGAATTGTATGCAGATCTCAGAGAAAAAGCAGCCAAATATTCgcacaataaaattatacaagGAGTTACACCCAGAACGTTAGAGGCTATCATACGAATAGCATCAGCTCATGCAAAACTTAAACTAAACAGATATGTTACAAGTGTTGATGTTAACTACGCCAAAAAATTACTCATGTATACCTTGTTTGGTGAGGATATTACAGATGATAacgaagaggaagaagaggaagaggaagaggaagaggaagaggtagaggaagaggaagaggaagaggaagaagacgAAGACGAAGAAGACGAAGATGAAGAAGACgaagatgaaaaaattagCAAACTTTTCAAAaccaacaaaaaaaataagcaaaaaagaGCATACAGAAAAAGAGCAAGCCAGAAGAATGACGTCACtagtaaaaaaaaacgaagaaAAGGGCAAACCTCAAAAAATGATGCAGAAGGTTATATGATAGATGATGCAGAACAAAGAGGTGGTACTCCTAAATCTACTCCTTTAGACGTTAAAGAAATTGAAAGATTGATTGTTGAAAATGTAACACTCAACGATCCCGGAGATGGCCTGAGGGACGAGGAGCTCTTGGACTTG atAATTCTAGGAAACAAGGATAAAATACCACAGCTAGCTAAGCTCGATATCAGCCAACTACGTAAAATCATAAACTCCTTAAACGAGATGGACGGAGCACCAATTTACTACGTAAAGAAAGACAAAATAGTCTACAAATGTTAA
- the PmUG01_10017600 gene encoding transmembrane emp24 domain-containing protein, putative, with the protein MKGVKGSIFVLFLLLFICFPVQAAYFFVKEGVEKCFVESVVSNVVITATYDNYGLKELKCLINFKDREGRVLNSHEASQVSKGKVSFLTKKNGLYYICISCPASNWFKSTSIKWSLSIDVGGSDIDLQNVAKKSELSETLNILLNLKKRFSSMKLEQTYQKQMATNLYEHNQAVHNQMFYFYIIEIVILVAITIYSIMHLKQYFKAQKLM; encoded by the exons ATGAAAGGGGTAAAAGGCAGCATTTTTGTATTGTTCCTActactttttatttgtttccCTGTTCAAgctgcatatttttttgtaaaagaGGGTGTAGAAAAGTGCTTTGTCGAAAGCGTAGTAAGTAATGTTGTTATAACAGCTACCTATGACAATTACGGATTGAAAG AGCTTAAATGCCTCATTAACTTTAAAGACCGGGAGGGGAGAGTTTTAAATTCCCATGAAGCTTCTCAAGTGAGCAAAG GAAAAGTGTCGTTCTTAACTAAAAAGAATGGATTATACTACATTTGTATTTCTTGTCCTGCATCGAATTGGTTTAAGAGTACGTCTATAAAATGGAGTTTATCAATTGATGTTGGAGGATCAGATATAGATTTACAGAATGTAGCTAAAAAATCAGAACTCAGTGaaacattaaatattttgctCAACTTAAAGAAGAGATTTAGTTCTATGAAGTTGGAGCAGACATACCAAAAGCAGATG GCAACCAATTTGTATGAGCATAACCAGGCTGTCCACAATCAGATGTTTTATTTCTACATAATAGAAATTGTAATACTAGTGGCAATAACCATTTATTCTATTATGCACTTAAAGCAATATTTTAAAGCGCAGAAGTTAATGTAG